A part of Microbacterium atlanticum genomic DNA contains:
- a CDS encoding LLM class F420-dependent oxidoreductase yields MTEPRHPSSHRPLRIGVQLAPQHGSYLAYRDAVLRAEEMGVDAIFNWDHFFPLTAPLDAEHFEAWTVLAAMAEQTERVEFGPLVNCSSYRNPDLQADMARTVDHISARATGTGRLIFGTGSGWAQHDYDEYGYEFGTVGSRLDALAEDLPRIRSRWDRLDPPPTRRIPVLIGGQGERKTLRLVARHADIWHTFTKLDDLPRKISVLHDWCAREQRDPADIELSTGYTVRGFGPLLETDAPARLYELGFRLIIAAIDGPEYDLSPLVPLLEWRDLVNGF; encoded by the coding sequence GTGACCGAGCCGAGGCATCCGTCATCCCACCGTCCGCTCCGCATCGGCGTGCAGCTGGCACCGCAGCACGGGTCGTACCTGGCTTACCGCGACGCGGTGCTGCGCGCGGAGGAGATGGGCGTGGACGCGATCTTCAACTGGGACCACTTCTTCCCCCTCACCGCGCCGCTGGACGCCGAGCACTTCGAGGCGTGGACGGTCCTGGCCGCCATGGCCGAGCAGACCGAGCGCGTCGAGTTCGGTCCGCTGGTGAACTGCAGCTCGTACCGCAACCCCGACCTGCAGGCCGACATGGCGCGCACCGTCGACCACATCAGCGCACGGGCGACCGGGACCGGCCGGCTCATCTTCGGCACGGGCTCGGGGTGGGCGCAGCACGACTACGACGAGTACGGCTACGAGTTCGGCACCGTGGGCTCGCGCCTGGACGCGCTCGCCGAGGACCTCCCCCGCATCCGCTCCCGGTGGGACCGCCTGGATCCGCCGCCGACCCGCCGGATCCCGGTGCTCATCGGCGGCCAGGGCGAGCGCAAGACCCTGCGCCTGGTCGCCCGGCACGCCGACATCTGGCACACCTTCACCAAGCTCGACGACCTCCCGCGCAAGATCTCGGTGCTGCACGACTGGTGCGCGCGCGAGCAGCGCGACCCCGCCGACATCGAGCTGTCGACCGGCTACACCGTCCGCGGATTCGGTCCGCTGCTGGAGACGGATGCCCCGGCCCGGCTGTACGAGCTCGGGTTCCGGCTCATCATCGCCGCCATCGACGGCCCCGAGTACGACCTGTCGCCGCTCGTCCCGCTGCTGGAGTGGCGCGACCTCGTCAACGGCTTCTGA
- a CDS encoding DUF1254 domain-containing protein codes for MSRQHIPSGYNTPIPTEITTPDAVSTRVGELRFADGVPTRETAERLFDHLDFLRAVEVFLGCVPAASLEAIRRATVEVGADACHKGVITDRLLDSNPLLLTGNTDTVYAIAMLDIERDGPTVIEVPAGSGPGTVDDAWFRFVVDLGAPGPDRGAGGTYLIVPPGYDGERPDGWFVAETPSATNLVILRGFLVDGKPDAAVALFERGVRVYPLSRRDDPPAMEWFSLSGAEVNTVHANDATFYDEVAHVIAKEPIDVIDPETRGLLAAIGITKDAPFAPDERMRGILADAAAVANGTARALAFRARERSFYLYEDRRWVNPFPGGDHRFLRDGGRGGRFLDGRTTFFYMATVNTPAMALKMVGRGSQYALATVDAQGEPLDGGKTYRLRLPAGVPAADFWSVVVYDPQTRSELQTEQPFPSRNNRRDPLDHNDDGSVDIVFGPDAPDGSAANWVQTVAGKGWFVLLRLYGPLEAWFDGTWKPGDIEAV; via the coding sequence ATGAGCCGTCAACACATCCCGTCGGGCTACAACACCCCGATCCCCACCGAGATCACCACCCCCGACGCGGTGAGCACCCGGGTCGGAGAGCTGCGGTTCGCCGACGGCGTCCCCACGCGGGAGACCGCCGAGCGCCTGTTCGACCACCTCGACTTCCTGCGCGCCGTCGAGGTCTTCCTCGGCTGCGTGCCCGCCGCCTCCCTCGAGGCCATCCGCCGCGCGACCGTCGAGGTGGGCGCCGACGCCTGCCACAAGGGGGTGATCACCGACAGGCTGCTGGACTCCAATCCGCTCCTGCTCACCGGCAACACCGACACGGTGTACGCGATCGCCATGCTCGACATCGAGCGCGACGGACCCACGGTGATCGAGGTGCCCGCCGGCTCCGGCCCCGGGACGGTCGATGACGCCTGGTTCCGCTTCGTGGTCGACCTCGGAGCGCCGGGACCCGACCGCGGTGCCGGCGGCACCTACCTGATCGTCCCGCCCGGTTACGACGGCGAGCGGCCCGACGGATGGTTCGTCGCCGAGACGCCGAGCGCGACCAACCTCGTGATCCTGCGGGGGTTCCTCGTCGACGGGAAGCCGGATGCCGCGGTGGCGCTGTTCGAGCGGGGGGTGCGCGTGTACCCGCTCTCACGCCGGGACGACCCGCCGGCGATGGAGTGGTTCTCGTTGTCGGGCGCAGAGGTCAACACCGTCCACGCGAACGACGCGACCTTCTACGACGAGGTCGCGCACGTGATCGCCAAGGAGCCGATCGACGTGATCGACCCCGAGACGAGGGGCCTGCTCGCCGCCATCGGAATCACGAAGGACGCGCCCTTCGCTCCCGACGAGCGGATGCGCGGGATCCTCGCCGACGCTGCCGCGGTCGCCAACGGCACGGCTCGCGCGCTGGCGTTCCGGGCACGCGAGAGGTCGTTCTACCTCTACGAGGACCGGCGCTGGGTGAACCCGTTCCCCGGCGGCGACCACCGGTTCCTCCGCGACGGCGGGAGGGGCGGTCGGTTCCTGGACGGACGGACCACGTTCTTCTACATGGCCACCGTGAACACGCCGGCGATGGCACTGAAGATGGTGGGCCGCGGCTCGCAGTACGCCCTGGCCACGGTCGACGCGCAGGGCGAGCCGCTGGACGGCGGCAAGACCTACCGGCTGCGGCTTCCCGCCGGCGTCCCGGCGGCCGATTTCTGGTCGGTCGTGGTCTACGACCCGCAGACGCGATCCGAGCTGCAGACCGAGCAGCCTTTCCCGAGCCGGAACAACAGGCGTGACCCGCTCGACCACAACGATGACGGGTCCGTCGACATCGTGTTCGGTCCTGACGCACCTGACGGCTCGGCCGCCAACTGGGTGCAGACGGTCGCGGGCAAGGGCTGGTTCGTCCTGCTGCGGCTCTACGGTCCGCTCGAGGCGTGGTTCGACGGCACGTGGAAGCCCGGCGACATCGAAGCGGTGTGA
- the cls gene encoding cardiolipin synthase: MDSTFLANLSWSLAALVHAAIVVTALIVIPRGRKPTAAMAWILLIVVLPGVGVVLYLVIGNFRLPERRRAEQARIDGIIRSRVAAGDLEATDASWPRWFQRVVEQNQALTALPASPGNEATLLPHYQESLDAMAAEIDTATDFVHIEFFIVGWDDATRGFFSAMERAVARGVTVRLLADYVATKKVSDSKKMLAELDRIGVTWAWMLPVEPFKGKYQRPDLRNHRKIVVVDGRVGFMGSQNLIARDYESPKNIKRGLKWQELMTRLTGPIVASVNTVFLSDWLIETGEDLSATAHVPAAELEASASADALVCQVVPSGPGYETENNLRLFLSLIYGATEKVILTSPYFVPDEAMVYAITTACQRGLEVQLFVSEVGDQFMVWHAQRSYYQVLLEAGVRIFLYPAPYILHSKHFSIDDDIAVIGSSNMDIRSFSLNSEVSLMVRGASFVAGMREVEQAYRDAGRELTLEEWRREPARATFLDGLMRLTSALN, from the coding sequence GTGGACTCGACCTTCCTCGCCAACCTGTCGTGGTCGCTCGCCGCCCTGGTGCATGCCGCGATCGTCGTCACCGCCCTCATCGTCATCCCGCGCGGGCGAAAGCCGACGGCGGCGATGGCGTGGATCCTGCTCATCGTGGTGCTCCCCGGCGTCGGGGTCGTGCTGTACCTCGTCATCGGCAACTTCCGCCTGCCGGAGCGCCGCCGGGCCGAGCAGGCGCGCATCGACGGCATCATCCGCAGCCGGGTCGCCGCCGGTGACCTCGAGGCGACGGATGCCTCCTGGCCGCGGTGGTTCCAGCGCGTGGTGGAGCAGAACCAGGCGCTCACCGCCCTGCCCGCCTCGCCCGGCAACGAGGCCACGCTCCTGCCCCACTACCAGGAGTCGCTCGACGCGATGGCTGCCGAGATCGACACCGCGACGGACTTCGTGCACATCGAGTTCTTCATCGTCGGGTGGGATGACGCGACCCGCGGCTTCTTCTCCGCGATGGAGCGGGCCGTCGCCCGCGGCGTGACGGTGCGCCTGCTGGCCGACTACGTCGCGACCAAGAAGGTCTCCGACAGCAAGAAGATGCTCGCCGAGCTCGACCGCATCGGCGTGACGTGGGCGTGGATGCTCCCGGTCGAGCCGTTCAAGGGCAAGTACCAGCGCCCCGACCTGCGCAACCACCGCAAGATCGTCGTCGTGGACGGCCGCGTCGGGTTCATGGGCTCGCAGAACCTCATCGCACGCGATTACGAGTCCCCCAAGAACATCAAGCGCGGCCTCAAGTGGCAGGAGCTCATGACGCGGCTGACCGGCCCGATCGTGGCATCCGTCAACACCGTCTTCCTGTCGGACTGGCTCATCGAGACCGGCGAGGACCTGTCGGCGACGGCTCACGTGCCGGCCGCCGAACTGGAGGCGTCCGCGTCGGCGGACGCCCTGGTATGCCAGGTGGTGCCGAGCGGCCCCGGCTACGAGACAGAGAACAACCTGCGGCTGTTCCTCTCGCTCATCTACGGGGCGACCGAGAAGGTCATCCTGACCAGTCCCTACTTCGTGCCTGACGAGGCCATGGTCTACGCCATCACGACGGCCTGCCAGCGGGGCCTGGAGGTGCAGCTGTTCGTGTCGGAGGTGGGCGACCAGTTCATGGTGTGGCACGCCCAGCGCTCGTACTACCAGGTGCTGCTCGAGGCGGGCGTGCGCATCTTCCTGTACCCCGCGCCGTACATCCTGCACTCGAAGCACTTCTCGATCGACGACGACATCGCCGTGATCGGGTCGAGCAACATGGACATCCGCTCGTTCAGCCTCAACAGCGAGGTGTCGCTCATGGTGCGCGGCGCGTCGTTCGTCGCCGGGATGCGCGAGGTCGAGCAGGCCTACCGCGACGCCGGCCGCGAGCTGACCCTCGAGGAGTGGCGGCGCGAGCCCGCCCGCGCCACGTTCCTCGATGGCCTCATGCGGCTGACGTCCGCCCTGAACTAG